DNA from Sulfurimonas gotlandica GD1:
AGAACAGCTACATTTTTGCAGGTTACAATGAAATAATCATAGATGCTATCGTTACAAAAAACTATGGTTGTGACAGACTTACAATTGGAAGAAACCATGCCGGACTTGGTATGTTTTATGATTGTAATTCAAACAAGTCTATCATCGACAAAGTAATAGGGATAGATATAGAAATAAATATAGCCAGCGAATATGTTTACTGTGATAAATGTACTACATTAGTAAGTAAAAACACTTGTCCTCATGGTCAACACCATCAGATATCTTATCATGCAGACTCAATCTTAGAGCTTCTAGAACTTGGTATTTTACCTCCAACTATGCTTATGAGAAAAGAAATTTCTGCACAAATACTCTCTAAACTATTTCCAAATAGATTTAAAAACTTAGAGAAACTATACTATGACATCTTACCGGTTGAAGGTCTTTTAGAAGAACACACTGAAAAAGATTTCTACCTAGAGTTAATGAAACTCTACCAAACTACATCACTTACTTAGGAACACAATGAACTGGTTTTTTATAACATTAGGCTACAGTGGCCTATTTCCTAAAGCTCCTGGTACTGCAGGAAGCTTTGTGGCACTTATTCTTGGTATTTTAATACTTAGTATATTTGAAGTTGAAACACTGTTTTTAGCAACTATTTTAATAAGCATCATAGCTATTCGTGAAATTAACAAATATGAACTAAAGAGTGGAATTCATGATGACAAACGTATAGTTATTGATGAACTTGCAGGAATGTGGTTTGCACTAAGTGTTGCACCAGCTATGACTATTGGCATGGGTGAGATTACACAACTAGAGAATGGATTTTTAATCCAAGCTATTTTATCATTTCTTCTATTTAGATATTTTGACATCAAAAAACCATCTATCATAGGTAGAATTGACAGAGAAGTTAAAGGCGGGATCGGTGTTATGGGTGACGATATCCTTGCAGGTTTTGCAGCTGGTATTGTCAGTTCACTTATCTGGCAAGGTTGGTTACAACTACAAGGAATGCTTTAATAGATGTTTGTATAAAACTTTAGTTTTATACAAACATAGGATCTGATGTCGGTTCTATCTCTTCAAAATCTTCAATAATTGTACTAAACATTTTCATAGTTTTCTGTGCTTTTTTTGTATGTTCATCAAAAACACTCTTAGATGCCGGAAAAGCTTCACTCAATTCTTGATAAATTAAAATACGACCATTAATATGCTTATCTATCTCAGCGAATGCATCTTTTAAATACTCTTTCTTTGTAGTGTGTCTAAAGAGTGACTTAACCATCTTTACACGTTCTTTAATTGGTATTGACTCATCGATTGCTTCTGCAATTCTTTTAATATCCAAACGAGAAAGGTAGACTCCACTATGTGCTGGTGCTAAAAGTCTTGAAGTCAGAGCATCTACAAACTGTGGTACCGGTTCTTCATCTTCCTTATCTCCAACATCTCTGTTTTGCTGTACACCATCTTCTGGGCTTAGTGAGCATTTATCACTAACAAACTTATCAAATTCTGCTTTTAAATCACTTAAATCATGTTCATTCATCGTTATTCCTTATTTTGTTATCTCTTTGTAAGCTTTTTTTGTAAGCTCTTCTATCATATCGTCGTAACTGATATACCTAGCGTTTAGTTCATCTGCTCTTTTCTTTAAGGCTGAAAACTCTTTTGTATTTTTCATATCAAAGTTAAATGCAGGGAGTTTTTCAATCATCTCTAAAGAATTAAAATCTGAAAAATCAAGCACGGCGTCAAAGTTAGATAAATCCAGACTCATTCCACTTGCACAACGATTAATATCAGCATCTTGTATCTCAACTTCTTGCGTAAAAGCCATCAACTCTTCAAGGTTCTCATTATAATAACTCACATTAAATCCACAAGATAGGAATGAAAAAGATTTTGCATGTGGTTGTACACCTATTACAGCTATCTTAGAAGCACGGATATCCTTTAGGTACTCAGTAAGTACTCTTGTACTGAAAACGTCGCCTCTGAGCTTCTCACCCTCTTTAAAGATGATATCACACATCCCAGTTCTTTTAACCATACTGCTTGCGTCATCTAATATCTCTAAAATATCATTTACATATTCATTGGATATTACAACACCGTTAACATGTGACTTTTTCATGTTCGATATAGTAAAGTAAAGATCATCTTCTCTAATGTTCATTGGAATCATCATCACGTCATCAGCATTAGCTTTAAACATCTTATTTATCACTGCACTAAATCTACTCACTCCAGCATTTTCACCTATATAACCAAATAGTTTTGTCTGGTGCGAGATTTCATTTGAATTATTCATCATAATTACATATCCTCAGTTATGCCCCAAAGGGAGCGGGCTTCTTCATCTTCTGCTTTACATCTGTAACACATCTTGTCATTTGAGTTTGTGCTAAATATAACATTACACTCATCACATCTTCTTACCTTAAAAGAGACCAAATTTTGAACGGCTGGTTCAAAAAACTCTTTTACATTGTATGAACTTGAAAGCGTTATTGCATCTGGTTCACAAACATCATGACAAATGCTACATTTTATACAAAGAAATGGATCAAAGTCTATTTTAGAATTTTTTATATCGGATGTCAGAGCACCTGTTGGACAGATTCTATAGCACATTTGACAAGCAGTACAACTATCTTCATTTAAAAGCTTTTGTGAAGTAAATGTAACTTCATTAGCATCTACAATATGAAACTGAGATGGTTTGCTTACTCTTTTTATAGCTGTAAAAAAGAGCTTTCTTTTTTCTGGTACTCTTTTTTTCTTCAACAGTGCAATATCTTCTTTTTGTAGAGTATGTTCTACAAGTTCATCAGTAGCTTTTTTAACCTCAGCCTCAAAAGCATGTTTGCCTTTTGCAACATTACCAAGAGTAATAGAGTTGAAAAAATCTCTTCTATCACTCTCCTTGTTCTGTGTTTCTTTAATAAAACAAACATCTTCAAGTTTTATCTCAGCTTCATTTTCCATAGCACTTAAAATATATGTTGCTTCTTCATAGTTTTTAAGAATCTGAGGTTTGCACTTATGTGCAATAGAACAGCTATCACAGTGTCCCATATCAAAAACCATCTTTTTTTTCAAAATAGCTAAAGAGATTATATGCTCAACACTCAAAGCTGCTATGCAAGGAACATTTTTCCGACATGAGATTATATTTTCATTATCTTCTAAAAAAGAGAAGAAAAACTCTGTAGGCTTAAATGTATCAAGAGATAGTGCTTCATTAGGACAAATTGCATCACATGCACCACAGCCAATACAAGATGAGAAATTAATTGATGGTAGAGGGTTTTCTCCTACGACAATAGCTTCTGTTGGACAGATTATTTCACACTTATTACATTCACTCTCTCTTGCAAGAGAACGAACACATCTACTGGCATTTAGTGATATTAAAGACATTTAACTATTTTGACTCTTGAACAAGGTACTCGTTATCACTAAGAATAAACTCTAACGCCATCTCTGCAGCATCGTAGTAAAGAGGTGTTCTTGCTTCAAACTTCATGTTTATGAGGTATAGTGGAGCCCATTTAAGCAGGTGCTTGTCTAAAAATTCAAGCTGAACTTCTCTTATTTCTTTTACAGATACCATATCACCCTCTTCTAAGGCTTTTAGCTCAGCAAGACACAAGTGATGCATAAATTCAAGTTCAACACCT
Protein-coding regions in this window:
- a CDS encoding 4Fe-4S binding protein; translation: MSLISLNASRCVRSLARESECNKCEIICPTEAIVVGENPLPSINFSSCIGCGACDAICPNEALSLDTFKPTEFFFSFLEDNENIISCRKNVPCIAALSVEHIISLAILKKKMVFDMGHCDSCSIAHKCKPQILKNYEEATYILSAMENEAEIKLEDVCFIKETQNKESDRRDFFNSITLGNVAKGKHAFEAEVKKATDELVEHTLQKEDIALLKKKRVPEKRKLFFTAIKRVSKPSQFHIVDANEVTFTSQKLLNEDSCTACQMCYRICPTGALTSDIKNSKIDFDPFLCIKCSICHDVCEPDAITLSSSYNVKEFFEPAVQNLVSFKVRRCDECNVIFSTNSNDKMCYRCKAEDEEARSLWGITEDM
- a CDS encoding phosphatidylglycerophosphatase A family protein, encoding MNWFFITLGYSGLFPKAPGTAGSFVALILGILILSIFEVETLFLATILISIIAIREINKYELKSGIHDDKRIVIDELAGMWFALSVAPAMTIGMGEITQLENGFLIQAILSFLLFRYFDIKKPSIIGRIDREVKGGIGVMGDDILAGFAAGIVSSLIWQGWLQLQGML